From a region of the Arvicanthis niloticus isolate mArvNil1 chromosome 6, mArvNil1.pat.X, whole genome shotgun sequence genome:
- the Btnl9 gene encoding butyrophilin-like protein 9, whose product MTDFSVFLGFLKQMPLCLSVFFTYLLFLQLWEVNSDEVWVLGPEDPILARVGEAVEFPCRLSSYQDAEHMEIRWFRTQVSNVVYLYQELQGRSSLQMAQFRNRTLFEAYDIAEGSVNLNILSVFPSDEGRYGCRFLSHNFSGEATWELEVAGLGSDPHMSLEGFNGEGIQLKCTSSGWYPKPNVQWRGHQGQCLSPESEAITQNAQGLFSLETSVIVRGGAHSNVSCIIQNPLLPQKKEFVIQIADVFLPRTSPWKKAFVGTLVILPLSLIVLTMLALWYFYKQRRFQEKRVKWEEKDREKLQTELDWRRSEGQAEWRAAQQYAVDVSLDPATAHPSLEVSNNGKSVSSRLGVPSTAAYDPQRFSEQTCVLSRERFSSGRHYWEVHVGRRSRWFLGACLESVERSGPARLSPAAGYWVMGLWNRCEYFVLDPHRVALAVRVPPRRIGVLLDYEAGKLSFFNVSDGSHIFSFTDTFSGALRAYFRPRAHDGSEHPDPMTICSLPIRGPQVIEENDSDNWLQPYEPLDLAWAGNEALPWPQGQALS is encoded by the exons ATGACAGACTTCTCAGTATTTCTGGGGTTTCTGAAGCAAATGCCTTTGTGCCTCAGCGTCTTCTTCACCTACCTTCTCTTCCTTCAGCTGTGGGAGGTGAACTCAG ATGAGGTCTGGGTGCTGGGCCCTGAAGATCCCATTTTGGCCCGCGTCGGGGAAGCGGTGGAGTTCCCGTGTCGCTTGTCATCATACCAGGACGCAGAGCACATGGAAATTCGCTGGTTCCGGACCCAAGTCTCCAACGTGGTGTACCTGTATCAGGAGCTGCAGGGCCGCTCCAGCCTGCAGATGGCACAGTTCCGAAACAGGACCTTATTTGAAGCTTATGACATTGCCGAGGGCAGCGTGAACCTGAACATCCTCAGCGTGTTTCCCTCCGACGAGGGACGATATGGGTGCCGCTTTCTTTCCCACAACTTCTCTGGTGAAGCCACGTGGGAGCTGGAAGTAGCAG GATTGGGCTCAGACCCACACATGTCCCTCGAGGGCTTCAATGGAGAAGGCATTCAGCTCAAATGCACTTCCAGTGGCTGGTACCCCAAGCCAAACGTTCAGTGGAGAGGCCACCAGGGTCAGTGCCTTTCTCCAGAGTCTGAAGCCATCACACAGAATGCCCAGGGCCTGTTCAGTTTGGAGACATCTGTGATTGTCAGAGGAGGGGCTCATAGCAATGTGTCTTGCATAATCCAGAACCCCTTGCTGCCCCAGAAGAAAGAGTTCGTGATCCAGATTGCAG ATGTGTTCCTACCCAGAACGTCCCCCTGGAAGAAAGCGTTTGTGGGAACCCTGGTGATCCTGCCGCTCAGCCTGATTGTACTCACTATGCTGGCACTGTGGTATTTTTACAAGCAGCGGCGCTTCCAAG AAAAGCGGGTGAAGTGGGAAGAGAAGGACAGAG AGAAACTTCAGACAGAGCTTG ACTGGAGAAGGTCCGAAGGCCAGGCTG AGTGGAGAGCAGCCCAGCAATATGCAG TGGACGTGTCCTTAGATCCCGCCACAGCGCACCCTAGCCTGGAGGTCTCCAACAATGGCAAGAGCGTGTCCTCCCGCCTGGGGGTGCCCAGTACTGCAGCCTATGATCCGCAGCGGTTCTCGGAGCAGACCTGCGTGCTGAGTAGGGAGCGCTTCTCCAGCGGCCGCCACTACTGGGAGGTGCACGTGGGTCGGCGCAGCCGCTGGTTCCTGGGCGCTTGTCTGGAGTCGGTGGAGCGCTCGGGGCCCGCGCGCCTGAGCCCGGCCGCAGGCTACTGGGTGATGGGGCTGTGGAACCGCTGTGAGTACTTCGTGCTGGACCCACATCGCGTGGCACTGGCGGTACGCGTGCCTCCTCGGAGGATCGGTGTCCTGCTGGACTACGAGGCGGGCAAGCTGTCCTTCTTCAATGTGTCCGATGGCTCGCACATCTTCAGCTTCACCGACACTTTCTCCGGGGCGCTCCGTGCCTACTTCAGGCCCCGAGCCCATGATGGCAGCGAACACCCGGATCCTATGACCATCTGTTCTTTGCCGATTAGAGGGCCACAGGTCATTGAAGAGAACGACAGTGACAACTGGCTACAGCCCTATGAGCCCTTGGACCTGGCCTGGGCTGGTAATGAGGCATTGCCATGGCCTCAAGGCCAAGCATTGTCCTGA
- the LOC117711814 gene encoding olfactory receptor 2M4-like, translating to MAEEFSNHSSLSSFILAGLFSHSPYDSFFFSLVLLAFGTAVVANILLLMLIQADRRLHTPMYFFLSQLSIMDLTMTCTVVPKMATNFLSGRKLISLGGCASQIFFVVMVGGAECFLLAVMAYDRYMAVCHPLRYPVLMNWKACSFLAMASWMGGMADSVIDVGVVFSFPYCGSLEVDHFFCEVPALLRLSCADTSLFEDLIYACCVVMLLLPLGVIVASYARVLTTVMRMPSTEGKQKALTTCSSHLAVVGLYYGGAIFSYMQRASARTPLGDRATSIFYTIVTPMFNPLIYSLRNREVTSALKKMLERWGM from the coding sequence ATGGCAGAGGAGTTCTCGAATCATTCCTCCCTGTCCAGCTTCATCCTTGCAGGCCTGTTTAGCCACTCACCTTATgactccttcttcttttccctggTTCTTCTGGCCTTTGGGACTGCTGTGGTTGCTAACATCCTCCTCCTGATGCTCATCCAGGCAGATAGACGCctgcacacccccatgtacttcttcctcagtcAGCTCTCCATCATGGACTTGACTATGACATGCACAGTGGTACCAAAGATGGCAACCAACTTTCTCTCTGGCAGGAAGCTCATCTCCCTAGGAGGCTGTGCATCTCAGATCTTCTTTGTGGTCATGGTAGGAGGAGCTGAGTGCTTCCTCTTGGCTGTCATGGCCTATGATAGGTACATGGCTGTCTGCCACCCACTGAGGTACCCTGTACTGATGAATTGGAAGGCCTGCTCTTTCTTGGCCATGGCATCCTGGATGGGTGGTATGGCAGACAGTGTGATTGATGTGGGTGTGGTCTTCAGCTTCCCCTATTGTGGCTCTTTAGAGGTAGACCACTTCTTCTGTGAGGTCCCTGCTCTGTTGCGCCTGTCCTGTGCTGACACCTCACTATTTGAAGACCTCATCTATGCATGCTGTGTGGTGATGTTACTGCTGCCTCTTGGGGTCATTGTGGCATCCTATGCTCGGGTCCTCACAACTGTGATGAGGATGCCCTCCACTGAGGGGAAACAGAAGGCACTCACCACTTGTTCTTCCCACCTGGCTGTGGTAGGCCTCTACTATGGGGGAGCCATATTTAGCTACATGCAGCGAGCCTCAGCTAGGACACCACTGGGGGATAGAGCTACATCCATCTTCTACACTATTGTCACCCCAATGTTCAACCCACTTATTTACAGCCTGAGGAACAGGGAGGTAACCAGTGCCCTGAAGAAGATGCTGGAGAGGTGGGGCATGTAG